One window of the Sparus aurata chromosome 7, fSpaAur1.1, whole genome shotgun sequence genome contains the following:
- the lad1 gene encoding ladinin-1, with amino-acid sequence MSISRKNWSALSSLARQWTMEDEEEVEREKRRRVRGSSSTADPDADFSQTAGAVPTDDSTFGTAFTSETSQGLSSAEQLQLDFVEMLRVRDEKRRKRHVETLRRQKELGEDEAEACGGGEGGARVELLGDLDEDHGGVLPSVKAPSRPQPPPKTASYSPTTTTSSSSSSSNSANITNRQHENGESSGKDPEPKPPSNPARKFVSSVSISLDKSPSASGCTTPMSPRSPTGPSSPREHWPSPCQSPSPRGAQSPVQNGHTRENGSSPNGNFEQTTKPAFVRQSSRTISFRMMRKKEEESAPLKRSASVRIASKKFESNTDQNEDEDKASSFQRNSRQRISSRSIQEKMERLAQAAQKSEGTRSPDVTQRTLFLLEEVSRKRGLFEKEQQAAGPASPGVSRQEFRSFTSGMSDRINRWINKTNQPGSPHSPADLRNVDISSKRSLFESGGEDCAPKTSPGKILK; translated from the exons ATGTCCATCAGTCGGAAGAACTGGTCGGCTTTGTCCAG CCTGGCACGCCAGTGGACgatggaggatgaggaagaggtggagagggagaagagaaggagggtgAGGGGCTCGAGCAGCACTGCCGACCCCGATGCTGACTTCAGTCAAACAGCCGGCGCAGTGCCCACTGATGACAGCACCTTCGGGACAGCCTTCACGAGTGAGACGTCCCAGGGGCTCAGCAG tgcagagcagctgcagctggactTTGTGGAGATGCTGCGTGTCCGTGATGAAAAGCGGAGGAAGAGGCACGTGGAGACGCTGAGGCGACAGAAGGAGTTAGGGGAGGATGAGGCAGAGGCCtgtggaggaggtgagggaggagcCAGGGTGGAGCTACTGGGGGACTTGGATGAGGACCATGGTGGTGTGTTGCCATCTGTGAAAGCCCCGTCCAGACCACAACCACCCCCCAAAACAGCCTCTTACAGTCCAACTACCACCaccagtagcagcagcagcagcagcaacagcgcTAACATCACAAATAGACAA CACGAAAATGGAGAATCGTCGGGCAAAGATCCCGAACCCAAGCCGCCATCCAACCCGGCTCGCAAGTTTGTCAG ctctgtctccatctcaCTTGACAAAAGTCCGTCCGCCAGCGGGTGCACGACTCCCATGAGCCCTCGCTCTCCGACGGGCCCCTCGTCCCCTCGAGAGCACTGGCCCTCGCCTTGCCAGAGTCCGTCACCGAGGGGAGCTCAGAGCCCCGTTCAGAACGGACACACACGGGAG AATGGCTCTTCCCCCAACGGCAACTTTGAACAGACGACCAAACCCGCGTTCGTCAGACAGAGCTCCAGGACTATATCTTTCagg ATgatgaggaagaaagaggaggagagcgcGCCGCTGAAGAGGAG TGCAAGCGTGAGGATCGCCTCCAAGAAGTTTGAATCCAACACA GACcaaaatgaagatgaagacaaagCGTCATCTTTTCAAAGAAA CTCTCGGCAGAGGATTTCGTCCCGGTCCATccaggagaagatggagagactGGCTCAGGCTGCACAG AAGTCTGAAGGGACGCGTTCTCCAGACGTGACCCAGAGGACCCTGTTCCTGCTGGAGGAGGTGTCCAGGAAGAGAGGCCTGTTTGAGAAGGAGCAGCAGGCAGCGGGCCCCGCCAGCCCGGGAGTTTCCAGACAG GAATTTAGGAGCTTCACATCAGGAATGTCAGACCGCATCAACCGCTGGATCAACAAGACCAACCAACCCGGGTCTCCACACAGTCCTGCA GACTTGAGAAACGTGGACATCTCTAGTAAGAGGAGCCTGTTCGAGAGCGGCGGGGAGGACTGTGCCCCTAAAACCAGCCCTGGAAAAATCCTCAAGTGA